GTGACCTGTTGCTTGCCTTTCCGTTTCCGTACGCCGATTGACCCTCCGCGAAGCACCAGATAGTCCTCCATGACCAGCTACTTTCCCCCAGTTGGGGCCATTCCCAGTCATGCTTCGACCAGGACACCTTCACCAGCCGCTTCTCCGCTGTCCCCGCCAGCAACGCAGCGATCCAATGCCTTGACGAACCGGTTGACAAGTGTACTCTCCGCATCGTATGCGGACTCCGATATACGCGATGCGCTCGAGACCCTCAGCCTGCGAGACATACATAACACACCGGAAGTGCGACGTCAACTGCGGCTGGATGTGCAGAAGGAAGTGGTCGACTGTAATGCGGAGATCGTACGAGACTTTGGGAAAGTTGCGGAGGTAATTTACCAATGACATGAGGGGAatgtgaaagaagagagcgaTGCTAATTCGCATGAATGGAACAGCAACTGAAACGAATCGGTACCGTGATTACCAGCTTGAACCAGACATGTGACGAAATGCGAAAGCACATTAGTCTGGCTAGACAAGACACTGCTCCGGTCTTGGAGGAGGCTTCCACGTTGatgaaccagaagaaagaggccgaaacaaaacaacagCTGCTCGATGCCTTTACGAAGCATTTCGTCGTTCCGGATGACGATATTCTGGTCTTGACGTCGCTGGAGGACCCCATCAATGACCAATTTTTCGAGGTGCTTGCCCGTGTGAAGCAGGTACACCGCGACTGCGAAGCTCTGCTAGGTGGAGAGAATCAGCGACTGGGCCTGGAGCTGATGGACAAGAGCTCCAGAAATCTCAACTCGGCGTATCAGAAGCTCTACAGGTGGATCCAGAAGGAGTTCAAATCGCTGAACCTGGAAGATCCCCGGATCAGTAGCTCGATCCGACGTGCGCTGCGGGTGCTGGCGGAGCGACCGAGCTTGTTCCACAGCTGTCTGGATTTCTTCGCAGAGGCGCGTGATTACACCCTTTCTGATGCATTCCACTACGCTCTTACGGATGCGGTTTCCGGCACTGCAGGTGATAGCAATGTGAAGCCAATCGAGTTTTCTGCCCATGACCCCCTGAGGTATATTGGCGACATGCTGGCCTGGGTGCATTCGACCACTGTATCCGAGCGGGAGGCTCTCGAAGCCCTGTTTGTGGCTGATGGTGAGGAGCTTGCAAGGGGAATCCAGGCTGGACTGAGCAGCGAGCCTTGGTCTCGTATTGATGAGCATGAGGAAGTCGCGTTTGATGGACAAAAGGCTCTCAGTGACTTAGTTAACCGCGACCTGATTGGGGTCTCCCGAGCTTTACGTCAGCGAGTCGAGCTGGTGATCCAAGGTCATGATGACCCGGTTACTTGCTACAAAGTCGTTGGTCTACTGTCTTTCTACCGGACGACCTTTCAAAAACTACTGGGACCTAATTCCAATCTGGCCGAATTATTGGTGACCCTGGAAAAGTTCACTTTCGGCCACTTCGAGACTCTTATGAAAGACGTGGTTAGCAGTCTGTCGACAGACCACCTAGCTTTGACTCCTTCGGAGGATCTATCCACACCTCAATTCCTCATCGATGCACTCGAAGGCTTGACTTCTCTCATGAAGACCTACGAAGCTTCTTTCGGAGCAGATGATACGGAGTCCACTTCGGACGAAAACCGGTTC
This Aspergillus flavus chromosome 1, complete sequence DNA region includes the following protein-coding sequences:
- a CDS encoding oligomeric Golgi family complex subunit 6 (conserved oligomeric Golgi complex subunit 6) yields the protein MTSYFPPVGAIPSHASTRTPSPAASPLSPPATQRSNALTNRLTSVLSASYADSDIRDALETLSLRDIHNTPEVRRQLRLDVQKEVVDCNAEIVRDFGKVAEQLKRIGTVITSLNQTCDEMRKHISLARQDTAPVLEEASTLMNQKKEAETKQQLLDAFTKHFVVPDDDILVLTSLEDPINDQFFEVLARVKQVHRDCEALLGGENQRLGLELMDKSSRNLNSAYQKLYRWIQKEFKSLNLEDPRISSSIRRALRVLAERPSLFHSCLDFFAEARDYTLSDAFHYALTDAVSGTAGDSNVKPIEFSAHDPLRYIGDMLAWVHSTTVSEREALEALFVADGEELARGIQAGLSSEPWSRIDEHEEVAFDGQKALSDLVNRDLIGVSRALRQRVELVIQGHDDPVTCYKVVGLLSFYRTTFQKLLGPNSNLAELLVTLEKFTFGHFETLMKDVVSSLSTDHLALTPSEDLSTPQFLIDALEGLTSLMKTYEASFGADDTESTSDENRFTPVLRAAFDPFLELATSSAEELSNATARAIYLTNIHLTARTSVSEYSFVSTTHLNPISTKLSSLRIDLLEIQHRYLLEESGLQVLLTALEPFSPSSVAKSSTETEKQDSHPLESQPQQQPNLADIATLPAFQPEALIAVSQQLDDFLPSALMDATDNLKRLRSAAFVKSVTEEAVEAFCRDFEFVEGMIIGADEARGKVDVTRVDRGSETGAESEKGMEEGENGWGLRRLFPRTTGEIRVLLS